In Notolabrus celidotus isolate fNotCel1 chromosome 8, fNotCel1.pri, whole genome shotgun sequence, a genomic segment contains:
- the LOC117817921 gene encoding tripartite motif-containing protein 16-like, which translates to MAQKGVQLDRESFSCSVCLDLLKDPVTVPCGHSYCMDCIKAHWDTEEEKESYSCPQCRHTFTSRPVLLKSTMLETLLQELKKTGLLAAPEDPSYAGPEDVACDVCTGRKLKALKSCQVCLISFCDKHLQPHLQTPAYKKHKLVEPSKKLQENVCSRHDEVMKMFCRTDQQSICYLCSVDDHKGHDTVSAAAERSEKQRELEESRLNIQQRIQDREKDVEQLQQEVEAINGSADKAVEHSEEMFTQLIRLMEERRSDVRQRVRSQQETEVSRVRELQEKLEQEITELKRRDAELQKLAHTEDHNQFLQDYPSLSGLSGPADPSSIKTRPLRYFEDVTAAVSEVRDQLQEVLREKWTNVSQAVTEVDALLSDPPEPKTRAGFLRYSRGLTLDPNTANRYLLLSDGNRRATLKQQQQSYSSHPDRFTHYDQVLSREGLSGRCYWEVELRGDGVEVAVAYKNISRAGGSQDCRFGFNDKSWTLDCFNNRYYFRYNKVSTPVSGPQSSRVGVYLDHRAGILSFYSVSETMTLLHRVQTTFTQPLYAGLRLDWYEVSAEFCELQ; encoded by the coding sequence ATGGCGCAGAAAGGAGTTCAGCTGGACCGGGAATCCTTCTCTTGTTCCGTCTGTTTGGATCTACTGAAGGATCCGGTGACTGttccctgtggacacagctacTGCATGGACTGTATTAAAGCCCACTGggatacagaggaggagaaggagagctaCAGCTGCCCTCAGTGTAGGCACACCTTCACCTCGAGGCCTGTCCTGCTGAAAAGCACCATGCTGGAGACCCTGCTGCAGGAACTGAAGAAGACCGGACTCCTAGCTGCTCCTGAGGATCCCTCTTATGCTGGACCTGAAGATGTGGCCTGTGACGTCTGCACCGGGAGGAAACTCAAAGCCCTCAAGTCCTGTCAGGTCTGTTTGATCTCATTTTGTGACAAACACCTTCAGCCTCATCTTCAAACTCCGGCCtataagaaacacaagctggtgGAGCCCTCCAAGAAGCTCCAGGAGAACGTCTGCTCTCGTCACgatgaggtgatgaagatgttctgtcgtactgatcagcagtctatctgttatctctgctctgtggacGATCACAAAGGCCACGACAcggtctcagctgcagcagagcggagcgagaagcagagagagctggaggagagtcgactaaacatccagcagagaatccaggacagagagaaagatgtggagcagcttcaacaggaggtggaggctaTCAACGGCTCCGCTGATAAAGCAGTGGAGCACAGTGAGGAGATGTTCACCCAGCTGATCCGTCTCATGGAGGAACGACGCTCTGACGTGAGGCAGCGGGTCAGATcccagcaggaaactgaagtgagtcgagtcagagagcttcaggagaagctggagcaggagatcactgagctgaagaggagagacgctgagctgcagaagctggcacacacagaggaccacaACCAGTTTCTACAGGACTACCCCTCACTGTCAGGACTCAGTGGACCTGCAGACCCATCCAGCATCAAGACCCGTCCTCTCAGGTACTTTGAGgatgtgacagcagctgtgtcAGAAGTCAGAGATCAACTACAGGAGGTCCTGAGAGAGAAGTGGACCAACGTCTCACAGGCTGTGACTGAAGTGGATGCTTTACTGTCAGATCCACCAGAGCCCAAGACCAGAGCTGGGTTCTTAAGATACTCACGTGGACTCAcactggatccaaacacagcaaacagatatctgttattatctgatgggaacagaagagcaacactgaaacaacaacaacagtcttATTCTAGTCACCCAGACAGATTCACTCATTATGATCAGGTCCTGAGTAGAGAGGGTCTGAGCGGACGGtgttactgggaggtggagCTGAGAGGGGACGGAGTTGAGGTAGCAGTCGCATACAAGAATATCAGCAGAGCAGGAGGTTCACAGGATTGTAGATTTGGATTCAATGATAAATCTTGGACGTTAGATTGTTTCAACAACAGATATTACTTTAGGTACAACAAAGTCAGCACTCCTGTCTCAGGTCCTCAGTCCTCCAGAGTAGGAgtgtacctggatcacagagcaggtattctgtccttctacagcgtctctgaaaccatgactctcctccacagagtccagaccacattcactcagccCCTCTATGCTGGACTAAGGTTGGACTGGTATGAAGTCAGTGCTGAGTTCTGTGAACTCCAATAA